The Blautia pseudococcoides genome segment TCACAAAATCTTCTGCGTTGTTGGTGAGAATCTGGGGTATCGTATCCATTCCCCGGTTATTGGCAGGAAGGACATCCTTTAACTCCCTGGAATTAAAACAGCGGTTCTGGTTTGGCATGATAAACGGTGTAAAATATCTGTCTATATTATCATAACAGGAACGCAGGGCATTTCGGTAAATGTACCCTGTGATCCCCTCCATTGGTGCAAGGTAAAATTTCATAATTTGTTCTGTCTCCTCTTGGTCTTACTTCATCATAAAGTAAACCCAGGGGAGATTCAAGTTTTATTTTTCTCCAGCCATCGCTCCAGCACTTCCAGATTCAAATCGGAATGCTCCACTTCCCTGGCATAACGATAAGCAATCTCCGTCACATCCCGATATTCCAGCTTTTTCCTCTTTTTCAGCCATCTCAGCATGACAAACTCTTGTATCCATTCCGTGGAAAATACAGCCAGCGCCATTTTGGAATAGACTGCATCATCATATACGGCTCCGCAGAAATCTCCCATGCGCTCCCACGCCCCGCGTCTGCTGCTCTCATATCCATAGGCACAGTCAGATGCAGCCTGCCGCCAAAATCCCCCTTTACATTCCCGTATCTGTCTAAGGACTCCTCATCAATGACAATCTGCCATCCCGCACAGCAGGTAGCCGGACGACTGCCTGCCAAACAGACAAACGCATCATAGTAGTGGGGTTTTATATATCTCATCTTGTGTCTCCTTCTCTTTACAAGGTACAGAACTCACATCCGGTCAGCACCAGTACACTCCTGGGGCCTGCAAGCACACTGCCACCATCCAGACGGACCGGCTGTTTTTTCCATTCTGCGCCTGCCTCCCCTGTATTCACAGATACATGCCAGAACAGTGGCTTTGGAAGCTCAGGCAGGCTGATTGTAACCGGCTCCCAATAAACATTGATCAGGAGATAGACAATATCATCCTTCCCCTTTTTCTCATCATAACCCGCGAACATGACAGCCGTAACCCTGGATTCCTTTCCAAAGCCCTTCACCCACGGATGTTCCCCGTGGAAACTGATCTCCGGAAGGCCGAACCGGTTACTGCCCAGATTACCGCTGATACTCTTATGCTCTTTTCTGAAATGGATCATAAACCGGAAAAATTCATATACATCCCTGTGTGTCTCCAGCCTGTTCCAGTCTATCCAGGATATTTCATTGTCCTGGCAGTAGGCATTATTGTTTCCATACTGGGTATTACAGAATTCATCCCCTGCATAAAACATGGGGGTACCCCTGCTGCACATAAGTACCGCGCAGGCATTTTTTATCAGACGCATTCTCAGAGCAATGACCTGTGGGTCCTCCGTCTCCCCCTCTGCACCGCAGTTCCAGCTTCTGTTGTCATCTGAACCGTCCCGGTTCTCCCATCCGTTCGCCTCATTGTGCTTCCAATTATAGGAGTACAGGTCATAAAGGGTAAAACCGTCATGACAAGTCAGAAAGTTGACGGAGGCATTTTTGCCGCGTATCCGGGGGTTATAAATATCCGTGGAGCCTGCTATACGCATGGCTGCCGCCTGGGCTGCCCACAGACCGCCCTTTAAATACTCCCGCAGGTCATCCCTGTACTTTCCGTTCCACTCTGACCAGCGGCGGAAGGCAGGGAACTGTCCCACCTGGTACAATCCCCCGGCATCCCACGCCTCTGCAATAAGCCTTGTGCTGCTTAAAAGGGAATCATAGGCCAGCGCCTCCACAAGAGGCGGTTTATCCATGGGAGAACCATCCTCATTTCTGCCCAGAATAG includes the following:
- the glgX gene encoding glycogen debranching protein GlgX, which produces MNDELQKWIPTDEVEGFQVCPGLYGNYGATVFQTAVNFTVHSKGAEFCELLLFHRTQEEPYAVLRFPEHFKIGDVYSMMVFGLDIGEFEYAYRLGGVWDREKGLLFDANHILLDPYAKAVTGQSVWGKKVNENGYRARVVRNDFFWGRERRPHVPMDELIIYEMHVRGFTKMAEDVEHPGTFAGIKEKIPYLKDLGVNAVELMPIFEFDELRERRMVDNKQVINYWGYNTVAFFAPNTSYAATKEYNREGLELKELVHALHENGMEVILDVVFNHTAEGNENGPFISFKGFDNNIYYLLTPDGHYYNFSGCGNTLNCNHPVVRRMIQECLRYWVAEYHIDGFRFDLASILGRNEDGSPMDKPPLVEALAYDSLLSSTRLIAEAWDAGGLYQVGQFPAFRRWSEWNGKYRDDLREYLKGGLWAAQAAAMRIAGSTDIYNPRIRGKNASVNFLTCHDGFTLYDLYSYNWKHNEANGWENRDGSDDNRSWNCGAEGETEDPQVIALRMRLIKNACAVLMCSRGTPMFYAGDEFCNTQYGNNNAYCQDNEISWIDWNRLETHRDVYEFFRFMIHFRKEHKSISGNLGSNRFGLPEISFHGEHPWVKGFGKESRVTAVMFAGYDEKKGKDDIVYLLINVYWEPVTISLPELPKPLFWHVSVNTGEAGAEWKKQPVRLDGGSVLAGPRSVLVLTGCEFCTL